In a genomic window of Microterricola viridarii:
- a CDS encoding SixA phosphatase family protein, with protein sequence MKTLILVRHAKSSWDEPSLVDEARPLNKRGRHDAPEMGRRLLARGVVPETILASPAVRARTTAELIALEIGAEDAVVIDHRLYATSASGMLAVIREQDDAIDSLMVVGHDPEMSDLAHRFSPLSPPMVTCAVLELQFDRDSWTGIEPSGLSSKHFDSPKAGEKAGVGAEAHAGAGAEQAPRPGSRAD encoded by the coding sequence ATGAAGACGCTCATACTTGTTCGACACGCCAAATCGAGCTGGGACGAACCCAGCCTCGTCGATGAGGCCCGCCCGTTGAACAAACGGGGCCGCCACGACGCACCGGAGATGGGCCGCCGCCTGCTCGCCCGGGGCGTCGTCCCCGAGACCATCCTGGCCAGCCCCGCCGTCCGCGCCCGCACGACCGCCGAGCTGATCGCCCTCGAGATCGGCGCCGAGGACGCCGTCGTCATCGACCACCGGCTCTACGCGACGAGCGCCTCCGGCATGCTCGCGGTCATCCGCGAGCAGGATGACGCGATCGACAGCCTGATGGTGGTCGGCCACGATCCGGAGATGAGCGATCTGGCCCACCGCTTCTCGCCGCTGTCACCGCCGATGGTCACCTGCGCCGTGCTCGAGCTGCAGTTCGACCGGGACAGCTGGACGGGCATCGAGCCGTCCGGCCTCAGCTCCAAGCACTTCGACTCACCGAAGGCGGGCGAGAAGGCCGGGGTGGGCGCAGAGGCACACGCCGGGGCGGGTGCCGAGCAGGCGCCGCGGCCCGGCTCGCGCGCCGACTAG
- the hutI gene encoding imidazolonepropionase, which translates to MTTTLLSDIGLLVTNDPSLGTGATGELTDAALLVTDGRVAWVGAAVDAAAAIAELGLGPLSALARLSAGGACVIPGFVDSHSHLVFGGDRAAEFEARMAGRSYEAGGIRSTVAATRAATDEELRARLAGFIAELRAQGTTTVEIKSGYGLSVESEERLVRLAAEATDEVTFLGAHVVPAEYAGRSDEYVDLVVGPMLTACAPNAKWVDVFCETGAFTVEQSRRVLSAGIAAGLLPRVHASQLGPGDGVRLAVELGAASVDHCTYLSDEDVAALAGSGTVATLLPGVEFSTRQPYPSGRRLLDAGVTVAIACDTNPGSSFTSSMPFCIAVAVRDMGLTPAEALWAATAGGAAALRRTDVGRLGVGARADLVQLRAPSYVHLAYRPGVPLVERVWKDGVLVA; encoded by the coding sequence ATGACGACGACACTGCTCAGCGACATCGGCCTGCTGGTCACGAACGACCCGAGCCTCGGCACTGGCGCGACCGGCGAGCTGACGGATGCCGCCCTGCTCGTGACCGACGGCCGGGTGGCCTGGGTCGGGGCGGCCGTGGACGCGGCCGCCGCCATCGCCGAGCTCGGCCTCGGCCCGCTGTCGGCGCTCGCACGGCTGAGCGCGGGCGGCGCCTGCGTGATCCCGGGGTTCGTCGACAGCCACAGCCACCTCGTGTTCGGCGGGGACCGGGCCGCCGAGTTCGAGGCTCGGATGGCCGGCCGGAGCTATGAGGCCGGCGGCATCCGCTCGACGGTCGCCGCGACCCGGGCAGCCACAGACGAGGAGCTGCGCGCCCGCCTGGCCGGGTTCATCGCCGAGCTGCGGGCGCAGGGCACGACCACCGTGGAGATCAAGAGCGGCTACGGCCTCTCGGTCGAGAGCGAGGAACGGCTCGTCCGGTTGGCCGCCGAGGCCACCGACGAGGTCACCTTCCTCGGCGCGCACGTCGTGCCTGCCGAGTACGCCGGCCGCTCCGACGAGTACGTGGACCTGGTCGTCGGCCCGATGCTGACCGCCTGCGCGCCGAACGCGAAGTGGGTGGACGTGTTCTGCGAGACGGGCGCGTTCACGGTGGAGCAGAGCCGCCGCGTCCTCTCGGCCGGCATCGCCGCCGGGCTGCTGCCGCGGGTGCACGCCAGCCAGCTGGGGCCGGGCGACGGGGTGCGGCTCGCGGTCGAGCTGGGGGCGGCATCCGTCGACCACTGCACCTACCTGAGCGACGAGGATGTCGCCGCACTGGCCGGCTCCGGCACGGTCGCGACCCTGCTGCCCGGCGTCGAGTTCTCGACCAGGCAGCCGTACCCGAGCGGCCGCCGGCTGCTCGACGCCGGCGTGACGGTCGCCATCGCCTGCGACACCAACCCCGGCTCGAGCTTCACCTCCTCGATGCCGTTCTGCATCGCGGTCGCCGTGCGCGACATGGGCCTGACCCCGGCCGAGGCGCTGTGGGCGGCGACGGCCGGCGGGGCCGCGGCCCTGCGGCGCACGGATGTCGGCCGGCTCGGCGTCGGCGCGCGGGCCGACCTGGTGCAACTGCGCGCGCCGAGCTACGTGCACCTCGCCTACCGGCCCGGGGTCCCGCTGGTCGAGCGGGTGTGGAAGGACGGCGTGCTCGTCGCCTAG
- the hutU gene encoding urocanate hydratase, with product MSGPRIVRAARGTALSAKSWQTEGPLRMLMNNLDPEVAEHPDELVVYGGTGKAARSWEAYDAIVRTLESLDSDETLLVQSGKPVGVFRTHEWAPRVLIANSNLVGDWATWPEFRRLEALGLTMYGQMTAGSWIYIGTQGILQGTYETFAAIAAKLATARGDDPHTSSLAGTLTLTGGCGGMGGAQPLAVTMNEGVVLIVDVDATRLQRRVAKGYLDEMTADIDDAIARVLAAKSERRALSVGLVGNAATVFTELLARRVPIDIVTDQTSAHDPLAYLPEGVSVDDWRELAASAPEEFTTRARASMAKQVQAMVEFQDAGAEVFDYGNSIRAEAELGGYERAFAFPGFVPAYIRPLFAEGKGPFRWAALSGDPADIAATDKAILELFPADEHLKRWITAAGEKVQFEGLPARICWLGYKERHLAGLKFNEMVASGELSAPIVIGRDHLDSGSVASPYRETEAMADGSDAIADWPLLNALLNTASGATWVSIHHGGGVGIGRSIHAGQVIVADGTDLAAEKIARVLVNDPGTGVMRHVDAGYPRAVEVAAERGLRVPMLEG from the coding sequence ATGTCAGGACCCCGTATCGTCCGCGCCGCCCGCGGCACGGCCCTCAGCGCCAAGAGCTGGCAGACCGAGGGGCCGCTGCGGATGCTGATGAACAACCTCGACCCCGAGGTCGCCGAGCACCCGGACGAGCTCGTCGTCTACGGCGGCACCGGCAAGGCGGCGCGCAGCTGGGAGGCCTACGACGCCATCGTCCGCACGCTTGAGAGCCTCGACTCCGACGAGACGCTGCTGGTGCAGTCCGGCAAGCCGGTCGGGGTGTTCCGCACGCACGAGTGGGCCCCGAGAGTGCTCATCGCCAACTCCAACCTCGTCGGAGACTGGGCGACGTGGCCGGAGTTCCGCCGGCTCGAGGCGCTCGGCCTGACCATGTACGGACAGATGACGGCCGGTTCCTGGATCTACATCGGCACCCAGGGCATCCTGCAGGGCACCTACGAGACGTTCGCGGCGATCGCGGCCAAGCTCGCGACGGCCCGCGGCGACGACCCGCACACCAGCAGCCTCGCCGGCACGCTCACCCTGACCGGGGGCTGCGGAGGGATGGGCGGCGCACAGCCGCTCGCCGTCACCATGAACGAGGGCGTCGTGCTGATCGTGGACGTCGACGCCACCCGGCTGCAGCGCCGCGTCGCCAAGGGCTACCTCGACGAGATGACCGCCGACATCGACGATGCCATCGCCCGGGTGCTCGCCGCCAAGTCCGAGCGCCGCGCGCTGAGCGTCGGCCTCGTCGGCAATGCGGCGACCGTGTTCACCGAGCTGCTGGCGCGCAGGGTGCCGATCGACATCGTCACCGACCAGACCAGTGCGCACGACCCGCTCGCCTACCTGCCAGAGGGCGTCTCCGTCGACGACTGGCGGGAGCTGGCGGCATCCGCACCCGAGGAGTTCACCACCCGCGCCCGGGCGTCGATGGCCAAGCAGGTGCAGGCGATGGTCGAGTTCCAGGATGCCGGCGCCGAGGTCTTCGACTACGGCAACTCGATCCGCGCGGAGGCCGAGCTCGGCGGCTACGAGCGCGCCTTCGCCTTCCCCGGATTCGTGCCCGCCTACATCCGCCCGCTGTTCGCCGAGGGCAAGGGGCCATTCCGCTGGGCGGCGCTCTCCGGCGACCCGGCCGACATCGCCGCGACCGACAAGGCGATCCTCGAGCTGTTCCCGGCGGACGAGCACCTCAAGCGCTGGATCACCGCCGCCGGAGAGAAGGTGCAGTTCGAGGGCCTGCCCGCCCGCATCTGCTGGCTCGGCTACAAGGAGAGGCACCTGGCCGGGCTCAAGTTCAACGAGATGGTCGCCTCGGGCGAGCTGAGCGCACCGATCGTGATCGGCCGCGACCACCTCGACTCCGGTTCCGTCGCCTCGCCGTATCGCGAGACCGAGGCCATGGCCGACGGCTCGGACGCCATCGCAGACTGGCCCCTGCTGAACGCGCTGCTGAACACGGCGTCCGGGGCCACCTGGGTGTCCATCCACCACGGCGGCGGCGTCGGCATCGGCCGCTCCATCCACGCCGGCCAGGTGATCGTCGCCGATGGCACCGACCTCGCCGCGGAGAAGATCGCCCGCGTGCTGGTGAACGACCCGGGCACCGGGGTGATGCGCCACGTCGACGCCGGCTACCCGCGCGCCGTCGAGGTGGCCGCGGAGCGGGGCCTCCGCGTGCCCATGCTGGAAGGCTAG
- a CDS encoding IclR family transcriptional regulator, whose amino-acid sequence MVSSKVPAADHTLRILSFLSTQRGPVAAATIAAALDIPRSSIYHLLAVLTQHGFVLHLPEAKRYGLGPAAFELSGGFSRQEPLTRIGQPLLAGLVDRVGESGHLVVLHGRDVLYIAEERAPRRPRLVTDVGIRLPAHLTASGRAMLATLPPAQLRALYPDAAAFVDRNGQPPHSYGELKQLLHAVRERGYAIEDSAVTQDFASIAVAVRDHVGWPAAGIALTFPEDAVAPGRWPKLAAQIGEVAEELARRIRGSAR is encoded by the coding sequence ATGGTCTCGAGCAAGGTGCCCGCCGCCGACCACACGCTGCGGATCCTCTCGTTCCTCTCGACGCAGCGCGGCCCCGTCGCCGCGGCGACGATCGCCGCCGCCCTCGACATCCCGCGCTCGAGCATCTACCACCTGCTGGCGGTGCTCACCCAGCACGGCTTCGTGCTGCACCTGCCGGAGGCCAAGCGCTACGGGCTCGGGCCGGCCGCGTTCGAGCTGAGCGGCGGCTTCTCTCGCCAGGAACCACTCACCCGCATCGGCCAGCCGCTGCTCGCCGGTCTCGTCGACCGGGTGGGCGAGAGCGGGCACCTCGTCGTGCTGCACGGCCGCGACGTGCTCTACATCGCCGAGGAGCGCGCGCCGCGCCGCCCGCGACTCGTCACCGACGTCGGCATCCGCCTGCCCGCCCACCTCACCGCCAGCGGGCGGGCCATGCTGGCCACCCTGCCGCCGGCGCAGCTGCGCGCCCTGTACCCGGATGCCGCGGCTTTCGTCGACCGCAACGGGCAGCCGCCGCACAGCTACGGCGAGCTCAAGCAGTTGCTGCACGCCGTGCGCGAGCGCGGCTACGCCATCGAGGACAGCGCCGTCACCCAGGACTTCGCCTCGATCGCCGTCGCCGTGCGTGACCACGTCGGCTGGCCTGCAGCCGGGATCGCGCTCACCTTTCCAGAAGATGCCGTCGCGCCGGGGCGCTGGCCGAAACTCGCCGCGCAGATCGGCGAGGTCGCGGAGGAGCTGGCCCGCCGCATCCGCGGCTCCGCCCGCTGA
- a CDS encoding M23 family metallopeptidase, whose translation MTLRFANDPGLDPGRPGRRNRSAIALTLTMALAIAGATSTASADDQSLEAADLAASQESAAVSDPAGPAPTDPGPTPTAVDPTATPAATPPPAATPDPTATPAPTPVTTPTVTPAPAVTPVPTPTATPTPTSTPTPTPTPTPTPTPTPSPTPIPTPTPTPTVTPTPTPTPTPTVTPTPTPTATPTTTPTTTPRPVPGVRPTPPRLTVTTPANTGLAVARLAATRNSAAMSRASLVLAKSKSELTRAQARYNFVQSEYDAALLAATALADAATTAEAVADTSTRLLVQAMRPTGSPRQGVSPLDVLFGDSSEEALLGELSTVERLNSQSVDPEVLAARADRDHDRAVAARAHADQAFTAAGQLPLDEARTELEAAEAAVTAATAAVAALRVAGAAATQVAALPPAPLDDGRLIDAAWTAPGSGPITDTFGPRPERPAGAGPFHYAVDIGTGCNAWIVAASAGTVSAAGAFSGLGNRIVIDHGNGVTTSYAHLVDGGIAVVVGQAVAAGEAIGLSGSTGVSTGCHLHFEVAIDGVRTDPIPFLAARGVTVG comes from the coding sequence ATGACACTGCGCTTCGCGAACGACCCTGGATTGGACCCGGGCCGCCCTGGGCGGCGGAACCGGTCAGCCATCGCGCTCACGCTGACGATGGCCCTCGCGATCGCCGGCGCGACGTCCACCGCGAGTGCCGACGACCAGTCCCTGGAGGCTGCCGACCTCGCGGCCAGCCAGGAGAGCGCCGCGGTCAGCGACCCGGCCGGCCCGGCCCCGACAGATCCAGGGCCCACGCCCACGGCGGTGGATCCGACGGCGACACCAGCGGCCACGCCCCCTCCAGCAGCCACGCCGGACCCGACAGCCACGCCGGCACCGACTCCGGTCACGACTCCGACCGTGACGCCCGCGCCGGCGGTGACGCCCGTGCCGACACCGACCGCGACTCCGACACCCACGTCGACGCCGACGCCGACGCCGACGCCGACCCCCACTCCCACTCCGACGCCGTCGCCCACTCCCATTCCCACGCCGACGCCCACGCCCACCGTGACGCCGACGCCGACGCCGACGCCCACACCCACGGTGACGCCGACGCCCACGCCCACGGCGACCCCGACGACGACCCCGACAACGACCCCGCGCCCGGTGCCCGGCGTTCGACCGACACCGCCCCGGCTCACCGTGACGACGCCCGCGAACACCGGCCTGGCCGTCGCCCGCCTCGCGGCGACACGCAATTCGGCCGCGATGAGCCGCGCCTCGCTGGTGCTCGCGAAGAGCAAGTCGGAGCTGACGAGGGCCCAGGCCCGCTACAACTTCGTGCAGTCCGAGTACGACGCCGCGCTGCTGGCCGCCACCGCTCTGGCCGATGCCGCGACCACGGCGGAGGCCGTGGCAGACACCTCCACCCGGCTCCTGGTGCAGGCGATGCGGCCGACCGGCTCCCCGCGGCAGGGCGTGAGCCCGCTCGATGTGCTCTTCGGTGACTCGTCGGAAGAGGCACTCCTGGGCGAACTCTCGACGGTCGAACGGCTCAACAGCCAGAGCGTAGACCCCGAGGTGCTCGCGGCCCGCGCTGACCGCGACCATGACCGCGCCGTGGCCGCCCGCGCCCACGCAGACCAGGCCTTCACTGCCGCTGGGCAGCTCCCGCTCGACGAGGCGCGCACCGAGCTGGAGGCGGCCGAGGCCGCGGTCACGGCCGCGACGGCCGCCGTCGCCGCACTCCGGGTGGCCGGAGCCGCGGCCACGCAGGTCGCTGCACTGCCGCCGGCTCCCCTCGACGACGGCCGGCTGATCGACGCGGCATGGACAGCGCCGGGCTCAGGCCCGATCACCGACACCTTCGGCCCGCGGCCCGAGAGGCCGGCCGGCGCTGGCCCGTTCCACTACGCCGTCGACATCGGCACCGGCTGCAACGCGTGGATCGTGGCGGCATCCGCTGGCACGGTCAGCGCCGCTGGCGCGTTCTCAGGGCTCGGCAACCGCATCGTGATCGACCACGGCAACGGCGTCACCACCAGCTACGCGCACCTCGTCGACGGCGGCATCGCCGTGGTCGTCGGCCAGGCCGTTGCGGCCGGAGAGGCGATCGGATTGTCCGGCAGCACGGGAGTCTCCACCGGCTGCCACCTGCACTTCGAGGTCGCCATCGACGGCGTGCGCACCGACCCCATCCCGTTCCTCGCCGCTCGCGGCGTCACCGTCGGCTGA
- the hutH gene encoding histidine ammonia-lyase, which yields MSISAPSAASTVTVGQGPLSIAEVVAVARHNAQIVLDPAALDAVAASRAIIDDLAADPAAHYGISTGFGALATTYIEADRRAQLQVSLVRSHAAGSGAEVEREVVRALMLLRLSTLMTGRTGVRRVTAETYAAVLNAGITPVVREYGSLGCSGDLAPLAHCALVAMGEGEIRASESGLRKAAAQNQALSTTGIPDPTIASAGNDSDDEILMSAASALSQAGIAPLQLGEKEGLALINGTDGMLGMLSLAIHDLGALLQTADIAASMSVEGLMGTDAVFAADLHKLRPQAGQALSAANFRTILAGSPIVASHKGPECTRVQDAYSLRCAPIVHGAARDTVAHATNVAHAELASAVDNPVLTLDGRVESNGNFHGAPVAYVLDFLAIAAADVASMSERRTDRFLDRARNQGLPPFLAHEVGVDSGLMIAQYTAAGIVSEMKRLAVPASVDSIPSSAMQEDHVSMGWAAARKLRRSIDGLGRVLAIELLTAARGLALRAPLTPGAATGAVTLLVNAASGGPGQDRYLSPEIEAVVELVQSGRVLDSASAVTGPLA from the coding sequence ATGAGCATCTCAGCACCCTCCGCCGCCAGCACCGTGACCGTCGGCCAGGGGCCGCTCAGCATCGCGGAGGTCGTGGCCGTCGCCCGGCACAACGCGCAGATCGTGCTCGACCCGGCCGCGCTGGACGCCGTCGCCGCCAGCCGCGCCATCATCGACGACCTGGCCGCCGACCCGGCCGCGCACTACGGCATCTCGACAGGCTTCGGCGCCCTCGCCACGACGTACATCGAGGCCGACCGGCGTGCCCAGCTGCAGGTCAGCCTCGTCCGCTCGCACGCGGCCGGCTCCGGCGCCGAGGTCGAGCGGGAGGTCGTGCGAGCGCTCATGCTGCTGCGCCTCAGCACCCTGATGACCGGCCGCACCGGTGTGCGCCGGGTCACCGCCGAGACCTACGCCGCCGTCCTGAACGCCGGCATCACCCCGGTCGTGCGCGAGTACGGCTCGCTCGGCTGCTCTGGCGACCTCGCCCCGCTCGCGCACTGCGCGCTGGTGGCCATGGGCGAAGGTGAGATTCGCGCCAGCGAATCTGGCCTTCGCAAGGCGGCAGCCCAGAACCAGGCACTCTCGACAACGGGAATCCCGGACCCAACCATCGCGTCGGCCGGCAACGACTCAGACGACGAAATTCTGATGAGCGCGGCATCCGCCCTCTCCCAGGCCGGCATCGCCCCGCTGCAGCTGGGCGAGAAGGAGGGCCTGGCCCTCATCAACGGCACCGACGGCATGCTCGGCATGCTCTCGCTCGCGATCCACGATCTCGGCGCGCTGTTGCAGACCGCCGACATCGCCGCCTCGATGAGTGTCGAGGGGCTGATGGGCACGGACGCCGTCTTCGCCGCCGATCTGCACAAGCTCCGGCCGCAGGCCGGGCAGGCCCTCTCCGCCGCGAACTTCCGCACGATCCTGGCCGGCTCGCCGATCGTCGCGAGCCACAAGGGGCCGGAGTGCACGCGCGTGCAGGACGCCTACTCGCTGCGCTGCGCCCCCATCGTGCACGGCGCGGCCCGCGACACCGTCGCCCACGCCACGAACGTCGCGCACGCCGAGCTGGCCAGCGCCGTGGACAACCCGGTGCTCACCCTCGACGGCCGGGTGGAGTCCAACGGCAACTTCCACGGCGCCCCCGTCGCCTATGTGCTCGATTTCCTCGCCATCGCGGCCGCCGACGTGGCCAGCATGAGCGAGCGCCGCACCGACCGCTTCCTCGACCGGGCCCGCAACCAGGGCCTGCCGCCGTTCCTCGCACACGAGGTCGGCGTCGACTCCGGCCTCATGATCGCCCAGTACACGGCGGCCGGCATCGTGAGCGAGATGAAGAGGCTGGCCGTGCCGGCATCCGTGGACTCGATCCCGAGCTCGGCCATGCAGGAGGACCACGTGTCGATGGGCTGGGCCGCCGCCCGCAAGCTGCGACGTTCCATCGACGGGCTCGGCCGGGTGCTCGCCATCGAACTGCTCACCGCGGCGCGCGGCCTCGCCCTGCGCGCCCCGCTCACCCCCGGTGCCGCGACCGGCGCCGTGACCCTGCTCGTCAACGCCGCATCGGGCGGCCCCGGCCAGGACCGTTACCTGTCCCCCGAGATCGAGGCCGTCGTCGAGCTGGTGCAGAGCGGGCGCGTGCTGGATTCCGCGAGCGCGGTGACCGGCCCGCTCGCCTAG
- a CDS encoding antibiotic biosynthesis monooxygenase yields MTTTPITVSIERTVDPARIAEATAWMQTGINLATQYPGFLGSGWVRAGASSTTWHMLYRFADDAALLRWEQSPERAWWLESGSGFAHEQKTERRTGIEGWFDEPTVVTVEHSGGSTPVPPRWKQATTIWLGFFPLNVVFAYLTAWLVPGWDDLPLALRALITTLCLTPIMTYLMLPAVTRLLRPWLEPRR; encoded by the coding sequence ATGACGACAACCCCCATCACCGTCTCGATCGAGCGCACCGTCGACCCGGCGCGCATCGCGGAGGCGACGGCGTGGATGCAGACCGGCATCAATCTCGCCACCCAGTACCCCGGCTTCCTCGGCTCCGGCTGGGTGCGCGCCGGAGCGAGCTCCACGACCTGGCACATGCTCTACCGATTCGCGGATGACGCCGCGCTGCTGCGCTGGGAACAATCCCCCGAGCGTGCCTGGTGGCTGGAGAGCGGCAGCGGCTTCGCGCACGAGCAGAAGACCGAGCGGCGCACCGGCATCGAGGGCTGGTTCGACGAGCCCACCGTGGTCACCGTCGAGCACTCGGGCGGCAGCACGCCCGTGCCGCCGCGTTGGAAGCAGGCCACGACCATCTGGCTCGGCTTCTTCCCGCTGAACGTCGTCTTCGCCTATCTGACCGCCTGGCTGGTTCCCGGCTGGGACGACCTCCCCCTTGCACTGCGCGCGCTCATCACGACGCTCTGCCTCACGCCGATCATGACGTACCTGATGCTCCCGGCCGTGACCCGGCTGCTCCGGCCTTGGCTGGAGCCGCGGCGCTAG
- a CDS encoding MarR family winged helix-turn-helix transcriptional regulator → MGIADDAVEIRAQGWRALAAVHGIIESALEKALQGEHQLSVVEFTVLDALSRQDGWHMRMQQLARATALSSSATTRLVTRLEDRGLLTRILCADDRRGIYTELTAAGQALLEKARPTHEATLHAAVEEARQVPELAPLVDALDALYPALDPTAEIVPA, encoded by the coding sequence ATGGGCATCGCCGACGACGCCGTTGAGATCCGAGCCCAGGGGTGGCGCGCGCTCGCCGCGGTGCACGGAATCATTGAATCCGCTCTCGAGAAGGCGCTCCAGGGTGAGCACCAGCTCTCGGTCGTCGAGTTCACCGTGCTCGACGCACTGAGCCGCCAGGATGGCTGGCACATGCGCATGCAGCAGCTCGCCCGAGCGACCGCGCTCTCCAGCAGTGCGACCACCCGGCTGGTCACCCGCCTCGAAGACCGCGGGCTGCTCACGCGGATCCTCTGCGCCGACGACCGCCGCGGCATCTACACCGAGCTCACCGCGGCCGGCCAGGCGCTGCTCGAGAAGGCACGCCCCACCCACGAGGCGACCCTCCACGCCGCCGTCGAGGAGGCCAGGCAGGTGCCGGAGCTCGCGCCGCTCGTCGACGCGCTCGACGCCCTCTACCCCGCGCTCGACCCGACGGCAGAGATCGTCCCCGCCTGA
- a CDS encoding MFS transporter, giving the protein MPLALYALAIGGFAIGLTEFVIMGLLPEVAADFAVSETAAGYLISGYALSVALGAIALTAMLTRVDRKKALLGLMVLFIAGNLLSALAPDYTTMMIGRIVAALCHGAFFGIGAVVAAQLVAPNKRAAALSIMFAGLTIANVMGVPLGTLLGQAAGWRSTFWAITLMGVLSFAAIALLVPARTGADAARNPDGLRGEFRVFRSPQVWLSIGITVLGYGGMFGAFTYIAFTLTEVSGFVAASVPWLLMLFGAGLFVGNIIGGRLADKSLGLTLLVLLVALTAVLAVFALTAGNQAMTLLSLVLMGGFGFATVPGLQMRVMAHAAEAPTLASSANIAAFNVGNALGAWVGGLTLAAGLGFTSPIWAGAVVTVGGLAVLLVAAFAPGGEFRRPARTPRGTPTLTTPVPTH; this is encoded by the coding sequence GTGCCCCTCGCGCTGTATGCACTGGCCATCGGCGGCTTCGCCATCGGGCTCACCGAGTTCGTGATCATGGGGCTCCTGCCCGAGGTCGCCGCGGACTTCGCCGTGTCCGAGACGGCCGCCGGATACCTCATCTCGGGCTACGCGCTGAGCGTGGCGCTCGGCGCCATCGCCCTCACCGCCATGCTGACCAGGGTCGACCGCAAGAAGGCCCTCCTCGGACTGATGGTCCTGTTCATCGCCGGCAACCTACTGTCGGCGCTCGCCCCCGACTACACCACGATGATGATCGGGCGCATCGTCGCCGCGCTCTGCCATGGGGCGTTCTTCGGAATCGGCGCGGTCGTCGCCGCGCAGCTCGTCGCCCCGAACAAGCGGGCGGCCGCCCTCTCGATCATGTTCGCCGGCCTCACCATCGCCAACGTCATGGGCGTGCCGCTCGGCACCCTGCTCGGTCAGGCGGCCGGCTGGCGGTCGACGTTCTGGGCCATCACGCTCATGGGCGTCCTCTCCTTCGCCGCGATCGCTCTGCTCGTGCCCGCGCGGACAGGGGCGGATGCCGCACGCAACCCCGACGGGCTGCGCGGGGAGTTCCGGGTGTTCCGCAGCCCGCAGGTCTGGCTGTCCATCGGCATCACCGTGCTCGGCTACGGCGGAATGTTCGGCGCGTTCACCTACATCGCCTTCACCCTCACCGAGGTGAGCGGATTCGTCGCTGCCAGCGTGCCCTGGCTGCTGATGCTCTTCGGCGCCGGACTCTTCGTCGGCAACATCATCGGGGGCCGCCTGGCAGACAAGAGCCTCGGGCTCACCCTGCTCGTCCTGCTCGTCGCGCTCACCGCGGTGCTCGCCGTCTTCGCCCTGACGGCCGGCAACCAGGCCATGACGCTGCTCTCGCTCGTGCTGATGGGCGGCTTCGGCTTCGCCACCGTCCCCGGGCTGCAGATGCGCGTCATGGCGCACGCCGCCGAGGCCCCGACGCTGGCGTCCTCCGCGAACATCGCCGCCTTCAACGTGGGCAACGCGCTCGGCGCCTGGGTCGGCGGGCTGACCCTCGCGGCCGGCCTCGGCTTCACCTCGCCCATCTGGGCCGGTGCCGTCGTGACCGTCGGCGGGCTCGCCGTCCTCCTCGTCGCGGCCTTCGCACCGGGTGGCGAGTTCAGGCGGCCGGCACGCACGCCCCGCGGCACCCCCACCCTGACCACCCCCGTTCCCACCCACTAG
- a CDS encoding aldo/keto reductase produces the protein MPATTTLVPTLTLNNGVEIPQIGFGVFQVPDDATEAAVSAALEAGYRSIDTASIYGNEKGVGRALAASGIARDELFVTSKLWNSDQGAPAAAAFERSLDALGLDRLDLFLIHWPAPANDLYLQSWEALELLAASGRSRAIGVSNFLPEHLERVIALGGTVPAVNQIELHPALRQRETAAFNTAHGIATEAWSPLAQGGMLADPEIVGLARALGRTPAQLILRWHLQQGRIAIPKSVTPARIAENLAVFDFELDDAAMGAIDALEPEGGAGRVGPHPAEFNG, from the coding sequence ATGCCCGCAACGACAACACTCGTGCCCACGCTCACGCTGAACAACGGCGTCGAAATTCCGCAGATCGGCTTCGGCGTCTTCCAGGTGCCGGATGACGCCACAGAGGCCGCGGTCAGCGCCGCGCTCGAGGCCGGCTACCGCAGCATCGACACCGCCTCGATCTACGGCAACGAGAAGGGCGTGGGGCGGGCGCTCGCCGCATCCGGAATCGCCCGCGACGAGCTCTTCGTCACCAGCAAGCTCTGGAACAGCGATCAGGGCGCCCCGGCCGCCGCGGCATTCGAGCGGAGCCTGGACGCGCTCGGCCTCGACCGGCTCGACCTCTTCCTCATTCACTGGCCGGCCCCCGCCAACGACCTCTATCTGCAGAGCTGGGAGGCCCTCGAGCTTCTGGCGGCGAGCGGCCGGAGCCGCGCGATCGGCGTCTCCAACTTCCTGCCGGAGCACCTCGAGCGCGTGATCGCGCTCGGCGGCACCGTGCCGGCCGTCAACCAGATCGAGCTGCACCCCGCGCTCCGACAGCGGGAGACCGCGGCGTTCAACACGGCGCACGGAATCGCAACGGAGGCGTGGAGCCCACTCGCCCAGGGCGGGATGCTCGCAGACCCGGAGATCGTCGGGCTCGCCCGGGCGCTCGGGCGCACCCCGGCGCAGCTCATCCTGCGCTGGCACCTGCAGCAGGGGCGGATCGCCATCCCCAAGTCGGTGACGCCCGCGCGTATCGCCGAGAACCTCGCCGTGTTCGACTTCGAGCTGGATGACGCGGCCATGGGCGCGATCGACGCGCTCGAGCCGGAGGGCGGTGCCGGCCGCGTCGGGCCGCACCCGGCCGAGTTCAACGGCTAG